Proteins from one Niallia circulans genomic window:
- a CDS encoding L,D-transpeptidase family protein, with the protein MNHIVRSGETLSQIARDYRLPLSALLQANSGINPNFINPGQIIIIPGLPSPQSIPFQLDVSVGGRTLKLFRNGVLQKQYPIAVGRMLTSTPVGNFVIINKAPNPGGPFGTLWMSLSKEHYGIHGTNDPSSIGKAVSKGCIRMYNKDVEELASIVPIGTAVFIHP; encoded by the coding sequence ATGAATCATATCGTAAGAAGCGGGGAGACATTGAGCCAAATAGCAAGGGATTACCGCCTACCATTATCTGCTCTTTTACAGGCAAACAGTGGTATTAATCCAAACTTCATTAATCCAGGTCAAATTATCATCATCCCTGGTTTGCCTTCCCCACAAAGTATCCCGTTTCAACTAGATGTATCTGTTGGAGGCCGAACGCTGAAGCTATTTAGGAATGGTGTCCTGCAAAAACAATATCCAATTGCTGTTGGCCGGATGCTAACAAGCACACCTGTCGGTAATTTTGTAATTATTAATAAAGCACCAAATCCTGGTGGCCCATTCGGCACATTATGGATGAGTCTTTCAAAAGAGCACTATGGCATCCATGGCACAAACGATCCTAGTTCAATCGGCAAAGCTGTTTCAAAAGGATGTATCCGAATGTATAACAAAGACGTTGAGGAGCTTGCAAGCATTGTTCCAATTGGAACGGCCGTGTTTATTCACCCTTAA
- the parC gene encoding DNA topoisomerase IV subunit A encodes MSSTEQFRDLPLEDVLGDRFGRYSKYIIQERALPDARDGLKPVQRRILYAMHVDGNVHDKNFRKSAKTVGNVIGNYHPHGDSSVYEAMVRMSQEWKVRNLLIEMHGNNGSIDGDPPAAMRYTEARLSAISSELLKDIDKRTVDFIPNFDDTSNEPTVLPAKFPNLLVNGSTGISAGYATDIPPHHLGEVIDGVIERMDNPNSTVDDIMQHIKGPDFPTGGIIQGVEGIKKAYETGKGKIIVRGKAAIEDIRGGRQQIVITEIPYEINKSNLVKKMDEIRLDRKVEGISEVRDETDRTGLRIVVELKKDADASGILHYLYKNTDLQITYSFNMVAIHNKRPKLMGIIDMLDAYIEHQKDVVIRRTRFDLEKAKERQHIVDGLIKALSILDEVITTIRASKDKRDAKDNLISSFQFSEAQAEAIVSLQLYRLTNTDITALTAEAEELAKKIEEWSAILSSEKKLLSVIKKELKDVKKRFISERRTVIQAEIEEIKINLEVLVGSEDVIVTVTKEGYIKRTSQRSFAASNGQDFGMKDSDRILAKLDINTTEVVLLFTNKGNYLYCPVHELPDIRWKDLGQHISNIIPIDRDESIIHAIPVKSFDEGKYLLFFTKNGMTKKTEMTSYKAQRYSKPLVALNLKGDDEVVDVVVTDGKKEILIATHYGYALRFHEEEVNIVGPRASGVKGIALKDDDFVVSGQIITNEKSESVVIITQRGSIKKMKLSEFENGGRAKRGVVMLRELKSNPHRIVNMFIAAKADIVHIHTEKGALEEVLVESIRFNDRYSNGSFVIDETEAGKVESAWFTKLAEA; translated from the coding sequence ATGAGTTCAACAGAACAATTTCGTGATTTACCTTTAGAGGACGTTCTCGGTGATCGCTTTGGACGTTATAGTAAATACATCATTCAAGAACGGGCATTACCTGATGCCCGTGATGGCTTAAAACCGGTACAACGCCGGATTCTATATGCGATGCACGTTGATGGCAATGTGCATGACAAGAACTTCCGTAAGTCAGCTAAGACTGTCGGAAATGTTATCGGTAATTACCATCCTCATGGTGACAGCTCCGTGTATGAAGCAATGGTCCGGATGAGCCAGGAATGGAAAGTTAGAAATTTGCTGATAGAAATGCATGGTAACAACGGAAGCATCGACGGTGATCCTCCGGCGGCGATGCGTTATACAGAAGCAAGACTTTCTGCGATATCCTCTGAACTGCTTAAGGATATTGATAAAAGAACAGTCGATTTCATTCCAAACTTTGATGATACATCCAATGAACCGACCGTTTTACCCGCAAAGTTTCCAAACTTGCTTGTGAATGGTTCAACAGGTATATCTGCCGGTTATGCTACTGATATTCCACCTCATCATCTTGGAGAAGTCATTGATGGTGTTATCGAAAGAATGGACAATCCTAATTCTACTGTAGATGACATAATGCAGCATATTAAAGGTCCTGATTTCCCGACAGGCGGCATTATCCAAGGTGTGGAAGGCATCAAAAAAGCCTACGAAACAGGCAAAGGCAAAATTATCGTTAGAGGAAAAGCTGCCATTGAAGATATTCGCGGCGGCAGACAGCAAATCGTTATAACAGAAATTCCATATGAAATAAACAAAAGTAATTTAGTGAAAAAAATGGATGAAATCAGACTTGATCGCAAGGTGGAAGGCATTTCAGAGGTTCGTGACGAAACAGACCGTACTGGTTTAAGAATCGTCGTTGAACTGAAAAAAGACGCTGACGCATCAGGTATTCTTCATTACTTATACAAAAATACAGATTTACAAATTACTTATAGCTTCAATATGGTAGCCATCCACAATAAACGTCCGAAGCTAATGGGAATTATTGATATGCTGGATGCTTATATTGAGCACCAAAAGGATGTAGTCATAAGAAGGACTCGTTTTGATCTTGAAAAAGCAAAAGAAAGACAGCATATTGTTGATGGACTTATAAAAGCACTTTCGATTTTAGATGAAGTGATAACAACAATCCGTGCTTCTAAAGATAAACGAGATGCGAAAGATAATTTAATTTCGTCCTTCCAATTTTCTGAAGCGCAAGCAGAAGCAATCGTTTCCTTGCAGCTATACAGATTGACGAATACGGATATAACAGCATTGACAGCAGAGGCGGAAGAGCTCGCAAAAAAAATCGAGGAATGGTCTGCCATACTTTCAAGTGAGAAAAAGCTGCTGTCCGTTATAAAAAAAGAGTTGAAGGATGTCAAAAAACGCTTTATTTCTGAGCGTCGTACTGTTATTCAAGCAGAGATTGAAGAAATCAAAATCAATCTTGAAGTACTTGTCGGCAGTGAGGATGTTATTGTTACTGTTACGAAGGAAGGCTATATTAAGCGTACAAGTCAGCGTTCTTTTGCAGCTAGCAATGGACAGGATTTCGGTATGAAGGATTCAGACCGAATTCTCGCCAAATTGGATATTAATACAACAGAAGTTGTACTGTTGTTCACCAATAAAGGGAATTATTTATATTGCCCTGTTCATGAACTCCCAGATATACGCTGGAAGGACCTTGGTCAGCATATTTCCAATATCATCCCAATTGACAGAGATGAAAGCATTATCCATGCTATTCCTGTTAAAAGCTTTGATGAAGGTAAATACTTGCTATTCTTCACGAAAAATGGGATGACGAAAAAGACTGAAATGACAAGCTATAAAGCACAGCGCTACAGCAAGCCCCTTGTTGCCTTAAACTTAAAAGGCGATGATGAGGTTGTAGATGTTGTTGTTACAGATGGAAAAAAAGAAATCTTAATTGCTACACACTATGGCTATGCATTGCGCTTCCATGAGGAAGAAGTTAATATTGTTGGACCAAGAGCTTCCGGTGTGAAGGGTATAGCCTTGAAGGATGATGACTTTGTTGTATCAGGTCAAATCATTACAAATGAGAAAAGTGAATCGGTTGTTATTATTACACAACGAGGATCTATTAAGAAAATGAAATTAAGTGAATTCGAAAATGGCGGCAGGGCGAAGCGTGGCGTTGTTATGCTGAGAGAACTTAAATCAAATCCACATCGTATTGTTAATATGTTTATTGCTGCAAAGGCAGATATTGTTCATATTCATACAGAAAAAGGAGCACTTGAGGAAGTATTGGTCGAATCCATTCGATTTAATGACCGCTATTCAAATGGTTCGTTTGTAATCGACGAAACAGAAGCTGGAAAAGTCGAATCTGCATGGTTTACCAAGCTTGCTGAAGCTTAA
- a CDS encoding AbrB family transcriptional regulator → MSFFIMLVSALIGGTVFYLCHLPLAWLLGAMIGTLAYVKLSKQTPKLPFSFRTYGLIPIGYTIGEHFDKQTLIDMVTHLPSMLLMTVGLILFSLLLAVVTNKLTHSNLKSTIAGSIPGGLTQMVAISSEIKGIDLTVVTIIQVCRIITVIMLVPFVVYSPILHAGSTAVSVAKGASVSWLILPFIAIAFIAGIIAKKCKFPTPYMLGPLIIIAALLLADVTVPTIPAPIIALAQLLIGIDLGLQMKFGKIENKSRFLAVSVISSIVLVSFSFLLSAILLGIEENISLLTAFIGLAPGGMAEMAILGQAVQADLTIITTYQLFRLLFILFIVPIIMKRVFLYMERRKEIKTVIK, encoded by the coding sequence ATGTCATTTTTTATAATGTTAGTATCAGCGCTTATTGGTGGCACCGTTTTTTATTTATGTCATTTGCCATTAGCATGGCTTTTAGGGGCTATGATTGGCACATTAGCTTATGTAAAGCTCTCCAAACAAACTCCAAAACTTCCTTTTTCCTTTCGAACATACGGATTAATTCCAATCGGTTATACAATTGGGGAACATTTTGATAAACAAACACTTATAGATATGGTCACACATCTGCCGTCCATGCTTCTAATGACAGTCGGTTTAATCCTGTTCAGTCTGTTGTTGGCAGTGGTGACAAATAAGTTGACACACAGCAATTTAAAGTCGACGATAGCAGGGAGCATTCCAGGTGGATTAACACAAATGGTCGCCATCAGCTCTGAGATAAAGGGAATAGATCTTACCGTCGTTACGATCATACAAGTTTGCAGGATAATAACGGTAATTATGCTAGTGCCTTTTGTAGTATACAGTCCAATCCTGCACGCTGGCAGTACAGCAGTATCTGTTGCAAAAGGAGCATCTGTGAGCTGGCTGATTCTACCGTTTATAGCAATAGCCTTTATTGCAGGAATCATCGCCAAAAAATGCAAGTTTCCAACTCCATATATGCTCGGACCGCTCATTATTATTGCCGCATTGCTGCTTGCAGATGTTACTGTGCCAACGATACCAGCGCCAATTATAGCGTTAGCACAGTTATTAATCGGGATTGATTTAGGATTACAAATGAAGTTCGGAAAAATTGAAAATAAATCGCGTTTTCTGGCCGTTTCCGTCATTTCATCGATTGTGCTTGTCAGCTTTTCTTTCCTACTTTCCGCGATACTGTTGGGAATAGAAGAGAACATTTCATTATTAACAGCATTTATCGGCTTAGCACCGGGTGGAATGGCTGAAATGGCCATATTAGGTCAAGCTGTGCAAGCAGATTTAACGATTATTACGACTTACCAGCTTTTCCGGTTATTATTTATTCTGTTTATTGTACCTATTATTATGAAAAGAGTTTTCCTGTATATGGAAAGAAGAAAAGAGATAAAGACAGTAATAAAGTGA
- a CDS encoding CoA-binding protein: protein MAIENPSREEIGSILKKAKTIAVVGLSDNPERTSYMIANAMMQAGYDIIPVNPTVEEVLGKKAYKSLTEIKEHVDIVNVFRRSEFLPEVAAEFEQIDADVFWAQQGLVHEETFNTLKDKGYTVIMDRCIKVEHALTK, encoded by the coding sequence ATGGCAATTGAAAATCCAAGCAGAGAAGAAATTGGCAGTATTCTTAAAAAAGCGAAAACAATAGCGGTTGTTGGTTTAAGTGATAACCCGGAGCGAACGTCCTATATGATTGCAAACGCCATGATGCAGGCTGGTTACGATATAATCCCTGTTAACCCAACAGTTGAGGAAGTTCTTGGCAAAAAAGCATATAAGAGCCTGACAGAGATAAAAGAGCATGTTGATATTGTTAATGTATTTAGAAGATCGGAATTCCTCCCAGAGGTGGCAGCGGAATTCGAACAGATTGATGCAGATGTATTTTGGGCACAGCAAGGACTTGTCCATGAAGAAACCTTTAACACTTTGAAAGATAAGGGTTATACCGTCATTATGGACAGATGTATTAAAGTCGAACATGCATTGACAAAATAA
- a CDS encoding nitroreductase family protein yields MTEFLEIVKERRSASNFLEGNPITKEELNRIFEAVKLAPSAFNLQHTRYITVLDTNMKENIRVAANGQYKVASASAVILVVGNKRAYKQAGDIYEGLQMLGIVNKQEYDHLVSDTTAFYETRGAEFLKEEAIRNASLSAMLFMLAAKNQGWDTCPMIGFNQQEVRRLLQVPDEEEVVLMITIGKEKIESRQPRGYRKPVREFVTYVE; encoded by the coding sequence ATGACTGAATTTTTAGAAATAGTGAAAGAAAGACGCTCTGCCAGCAACTTTTTAGAAGGTAATCCGATTACAAAAGAAGAATTAAATCGTATTTTTGAAGCTGTTAAGCTAGCTCCATCCGCATTTAACTTGCAGCATACACGGTACATAACAGTGCTTGATACAAATATGAAAGAAAACATCAGGGTCGCAGCGAACGGTCAATATAAAGTAGCAAGTGCCTCAGCCGTGATTCTTGTAGTTGGAAACAAGCGTGCCTACAAACAGGCTGGTGATATTTATGAGGGCCTGCAAATGCTTGGTATCGTCAATAAGCAGGAATATGATCATTTAGTATCAGATACTACTGCTTTTTATGAAACTCGTGGTGCAGAATTCCTGAAAGAAGAGGCTATTCGAAATGCTTCTCTTTCTGCCATGCTGTTTATGCTTGCAGCCAAGAATCAAGGCTGGGATACATGCCCGATGATTGGCTTTAATCAGCAGGAAGTCCGCCGTTTATTACAGGTTCCTGATGAAGAGGAAGTGGTGCTGATGATTACCATAGGCAAAGAAAAAATAGAGAGCAGACAGCCGCGAGGATATCGTAAACCGGTTCGTGAGTTTGTTACATACGTGGAATAA
- the parE gene encoding DNA topoisomerase IV subunit B, with protein sequence MAKNQQPFDYNDDAIQVLEGLEAVRKRPGMYIGSTDARGLHHLVYEIVDNAVDEALAGFGEEIIVKIHKDNSISVQDKGRGLPTGMHKIGKPTPEVIFTILHAGGKFGQGGYKTSGGLHGVGASVVNALSEWVVVKIKRDGFIYEQRFEDGGKPVTTLEKLGKTNQTGTTIHFKPDPTIFSTTTYNFETLSERLRESAFLLKGLKIELIDDRQGEHAVFHYDNGIEAFVEYLNEEKDNLHPVVSLEGESNGIEVEFAFQFNDGYSENVLSFVNNVRTKDGGTHEAGSKTAMTRMFNEYARKVNLLKEKDKNLDGSDIREGLSAIVSVRVPENLLQFEGQTKGKLGTSEARSAVDAVVSEHLSYFFEENPETSSLLIKKAIKAYQAREAARKAREEARSGKKRKRGETVLSGKLTPAQSKNPQKNELYLVEGDSAGGSAKQGRDRRFQAVLPLRGKVINTEKAKLSDIFKNEEINTIIHAVGAGVGADFNIEDSNYDKVIIMTDADTDGAHIQVLLLTFFYRYMKPLVEAGKVYIALPPLYKVSRGSGKKEVIEYSWSDDDLQDAIKKVGRGYVLQRYKGLGEMNADQLWDTTMNPDTRTLIRVKIDDIARAERRITTLMGDKVEPRRKWIESNVAFGLEEEGNILENENIVVAEEGNES encoded by the coding sequence GTGGCGAAAAATCAACAACCATTTGACTATAACGATGATGCCATTCAGGTGCTGGAAGGACTAGAAGCTGTTAGGAAACGTCCTGGTATGTATATCGGAAGCACAGATGCAAGAGGATTGCATCATTTAGTATATGAAATAGTGGACAATGCTGTCGATGAGGCATTGGCCGGCTTTGGTGAAGAAATCATCGTGAAAATCCATAAGGATAATTCTATAAGTGTTCAGGATAAGGGACGAGGCTTACCGACAGGAATGCACAAAATCGGCAAGCCGACACCTGAAGTAATCTTTACGATTCTCCATGCAGGTGGAAAATTTGGACAAGGCGGCTACAAAACAAGCGGCGGTCTGCATGGTGTTGGTGCTTCGGTTGTTAACGCCCTGTCTGAATGGGTTGTCGTTAAAATTAAACGAGACGGATTTATATATGAACAGCGTTTTGAAGATGGAGGAAAGCCGGTAACAACGCTTGAAAAGCTCGGCAAAACAAATCAGACCGGTACAACTATTCACTTTAAGCCAGACCCAACCATCTTCTCTACAACTACTTATAATTTTGAAACGCTTTCAGAGCGTTTGCGTGAATCAGCCTTTTTATTGAAAGGCTTAAAAATTGAGCTAATTGATGATCGCCAAGGGGAGCATGCTGTTTTCCATTATGATAATGGGATTGAAGCCTTTGTTGAATATTTGAATGAAGAGAAGGATAACCTTCATCCTGTTGTCAGCCTTGAGGGTGAAAGCAACGGAATTGAAGTCGAGTTTGCTTTTCAATTTAATGATGGCTATTCCGAAAACGTATTGTCCTTTGTTAACAACGTTCGGACAAAAGACGGCGGAACACATGAGGCTGGCAGTAAGACGGCCATGACAAGAATGTTTAACGAATATGCACGCAAGGTCAATCTGCTTAAGGAAAAGGATAAAAATCTGGACGGCTCTGACATTCGTGAAGGATTGTCAGCGATTGTTTCTGTCCGCGTTCCAGAGAACCTGCTGCAATTTGAAGGACAGACGAAAGGAAAGCTGGGTACAAGTGAAGCAAGATCTGCAGTTGATGCAGTAGTTTCCGAGCATCTTTCCTACTTTTTCGAAGAAAATCCTGAGACGAGCTCTCTTCTTATTAAGAAAGCAATCAAAGCTTATCAAGCACGTGAAGCGGCTCGTAAAGCAAGAGAAGAAGCTAGAAGCGGCAAGAAAAGAAAGCGCGGGGAAACAGTGCTTTCCGGCAAGCTTACTCCGGCACAATCGAAAAACCCACAAAAAAATGAACTATATCTTGTTGAGGGTGATTCAGCCGGCGGTTCTGCTAAGCAAGGCAGAGACAGACGTTTCCAGGCAGTTCTGCCTTTAAGAGGTAAAGTAATCAATACAGAAAAAGCAAAGCTGTCTGATATCTTTAAAAATGAAGAAATCAATACAATCATCCATGCTGTTGGAGCGGGCGTTGGAGCAGACTTCAATATTGAAGATTCCAATTATGATAAAGTCATCATTATGACAGATGCAGATACAGATGGAGCACATATTCAGGTACTTTTGCTGACATTCTTCTATCGCTATATGAAGCCGCTTGTAGAAGCAGGTAAAGTGTATATTGCCTTACCGCCGCTTTACAAGGTAAGTAGAGGTTCAGGCAAAAAAGAAGTTATTGAGTATTCATGGAGCGATGATGACTTGCAGGATGCCATTAAAAAAGTCGGCAGAGGCTATGTTCTGCAACGTTATAAAGGGCTTGGCGAGATGAATGCCGACCAGCTTTGGGATACGACAATGAATCCTGATACTCGAACGTTAATACGCGTTAAAATTGATGATATCGCAAGAGCTGAACGCCGCATTACGACATTGATGGGCGATAAGGTGGAACCACGCCGGAAGTGGATTGAATCAAATGTAGCGTTTGGTTTAGAAGAAGAAGGAAACATTCTCGAAAATGAAAATATCGTGGTTGCAGAGGAGGGGAATGAATCATGA
- a CDS encoding glycoside hydrolase family 88/105 protein yields MSKTTATDKKQVTETIELLMTNLTKIQDDTGEYLLNFDGLIVDDKSWHVWNWPQGVGLYGIFQYWQLTKDESAIQIIQDWFTARFTEGVPPKNVNTMAPLLTLAFLYEKTKDANLLPYLEDWANWVMKEMPRTKDDGLQHMTYGPENKNQLWDDTLMMTVLPLAKIGMLLNRKEYVEEAKKQFLIHIKYLADRKSGLWFHGWTFEGNHHYAEALWGRGNCWITIAIPELIDILELKDGDFFRSFLLNTLNRQIEALYELQDDSGLWHTLLDDRSSYLEASASAGFAYGILKAVHKGYVAEKYRETAYKAIDGLIAEINTDGVLQKVSVGTGMGDTLQFYKDIRITAMPYGQSLTVLCLAEFLQDCQ; encoded by the coding sequence ATGTCAAAAACAACGGCTACAGATAAAAAGCAGGTAACCGAAACAATCGAGCTGTTAATGACTAATTTAACGAAAATACAGGATGACACCGGAGAATACTTGCTGAATTTCGATGGTTTAATTGTAGATGACAAAAGCTGGCATGTTTGGAATTGGCCGCAAGGTGTTGGGTTATATGGAATCTTTCAGTATTGGCAGCTCACAAAGGACGAGAGTGCCATCCAGATTATTCAGGACTGGTTCACTGCTAGATTTACAGAAGGCGTGCCACCCAAAAACGTCAATACAATGGCTCCGCTTTTAACTCTGGCATTTCTATATGAAAAAACAAAGGATGCTAATCTTTTGCCGTATTTAGAGGACTGGGCAAACTGGGTAATGAAGGAGATGCCAAGAACGAAGGATGATGGACTGCAGCACATGACGTACGGTCCAGAAAACAAAAATCAGCTTTGGGATGATACGCTGATGATGACAGTCCTGCCTCTTGCGAAAATTGGCATGTTGTTAAATAGAAAAGAATATGTAGAGGAAGCGAAAAAGCAATTTCTGATTCATATCAAATACTTGGCAGATAGAAAATCAGGTCTCTGGTTTCACGGCTGGACGTTTGAAGGCAATCACCATTATGCAGAAGCACTGTGGGGACGGGGGAATTGCTGGATAACGATTGCTATCCCTGAATTGATTGACATATTGGAATTAAAGGATGGGGATTTCTTTCGCAGCTTTCTCCTTAATACATTAAACAGGCAAATAGAAGCACTGTACGAGCTACAAGATGACAGCGGGCTATGGCATACATTGCTTGATGACCGTTCATCTTATTTAGAAGCATCTGCATCCGCAGGGTTTGCCTATGGCATCTTAAAGGCTGTACATAAGGGCTATGTGGCAGAAAAGTATCGAGAGACCGCTTACAAGGCAATTGATGGATTAATAGCGGAGATAAACACAGACGGCGTACTGCAGAAGGTGTCTGTCGGTACAGGGATGGGTGATACGCTTCAATTCTATAAAGATATCAGAATCACCGCCATGCCGTATGGGCAATCCCTTACTGTTCTCTGTCTGGCAGAATTCCTGCAGGATTGTCAGTGA
- a CDS encoding rhamnogalacturonan lyase: MSWKKGSTYVRKALCAAVALPLLLVDTSGAFAASSKDKYATQKVQLEYLDRGLTAAQTSEGIFLSWRLLGSEVTGYTKTGMKGASFHVYRDNKKIAAVTDSTNFLDKKGTARSSYEVKAVVNGKEVDESDEVRPWSNQYYDLPLQKPADGVTPAGEAYTYSANDMSVGDVDGDGKYEYFVKWDPSNSKDVSQKGYTGNVFIDCYTFDGTLLYRIDLGVNIRAGAHYTQMSVYDFDGDGKAVMMFKTAPGTKVIHYDKKGKITSEKYITMPKEDKKAGYSNKDDYRMSADDYYDHMVEMFMNWHKHEEVVNGNWPKTLEEAFGIEKKYSYPLVKEDAKSLVDYFMDVYAPSRSTRNDLRTFEGFIVDGPEYLSVFEGLTGKELETIHYETDRHDDGLMWGDYAMSRIEPGNRVDRFLGTVAYLDGKKPYAVFARGYYTRTTLVSYSWDGKHLQKKWDVDSGWTPMSNPFNDSPHGKDGTNKEFASLTTQGAHSLEAADVDGDGKQEIVYGGATIDDNGSLLYSSTGVLPEGSSSPGTTARIGHGDALHVTDIDPDRPGLEIYMVHEGATGAPYGYTLRDAKTGKVIYGGYTGKDTGRGIIGDIDPTKRGLETWANTGVGLYTAQGTKLGDAAPGTNMNIKWAADMTTQIVDGALEVTPTIEDWQKGRLLTLDGTRTNNGTKGNPSLVADIFGDWREELLVRTTDSSAIRIYLSTEVTNRKLYTLMHDVQYRTGVARQSTTYNQPSYPSFYFASDTDWSKVPVPTFSTPGLAVLLEQLLSDYKAKGELSKKTYTQLHSSLQQAVKHQKKGKTKQAVKSLDKLVNQLKKEKSKNISPEAAKNLTKHALLLKDSWKQ, translated from the coding sequence ATGTCGTGGAAAAAAGGTTCGACCTATGTAAGAAAAGCGCTTTGTGCTGCTGTAGCACTGCCGTTATTATTAGTTGATACAAGCGGAGCTTTTGCTGCAAGTTCAAAAGACAAGTATGCAACGCAGAAGGTTCAGCTTGAATATTTGGACAGAGGCTTAACTGCTGCACAAACGTCTGAAGGGATATTCCTCAGCTGGCGGCTTTTAGGCTCGGAAGTGACAGGCTATACGAAAACGGGGATGAAGGGGGCCTCGTTTCATGTATACCGAGATAACAAGAAAATCGCTGCTGTTACAGACAGCACTAATTTCCTTGATAAAAAAGGGACAGCAAGGTCTTCCTATGAGGTTAAAGCGGTAGTTAACGGCAAAGAGGTAGATGAAAGTGACGAGGTTCGCCCATGGTCGAATCAGTATTATGATCTCCCGCTCCAAAAGCCAGCTGATGGTGTTACACCTGCTGGGGAGGCGTATACTTATTCTGCGAACGATATGAGTGTCGGTGATGTGGATGGCGATGGCAAATATGAGTATTTTGTGAAATGGGACCCTTCTAACTCCAAGGATGTATCACAAAAGGGTTATACAGGAAATGTCTTTATTGACTGTTATACGTTTGACGGCACGTTGCTTTATAGGATTGATCTTGGTGTGAATATAAGAGCAGGTGCTCATTATACGCAAATGTCTGTGTATGATTTTGATGGGGACGGTAAAGCAGTAATGATGTTTAAGACGGCACCAGGTACAAAGGTTATTCACTATGACAAAAAAGGCAAAATTACGTCTGAAAAGTACATTACGATGCCAAAAGAAGATAAGAAAGCTGGTTATAGTAATAAAGACGATTATCGCATGAGTGCTGATGATTATTATGACCATATGGTGGAAATGTTTATGAATTGGCATAAGCATGAAGAGGTCGTGAACGGTAATTGGCCAAAGACGTTAGAAGAGGCATTCGGAATAGAGAAAAAATACAGCTACCCGTTAGTGAAAGAGGATGCCAAAAGCCTTGTCGATTATTTCATGGATGTATATGCACCAAGCAGAAGCACGCGTAATGATTTAAGGACATTTGAAGGGTTTATCGTAGACGGTCCTGAGTATCTATCTGTATTTGAAGGCTTAACAGGTAAAGAGCTTGAAACCATCCATTATGAAACAGACAGACATGATGATGGGCTTATGTGGGGCGATTATGCGATGTCTAGAATTGAGCCTGGTAACCGTGTTGACCGTTTTTTAGGCACTGTGGCTTATCTTGACGGCAAAAAGCCGTATGCTGTGTTTGCCAGAGGCTATTATACAAGAACAACCCTTGTTTCCTACAGCTGGGACGGCAAGCATCTACAGAAGAAGTGGGATGTCGACAGCGGGTGGACACCGATGTCCAATCCATTCAATGACAGTCCACATGGCAAGGATGGCACGAATAAAGAATTTGCTAGTTTAACAACACAAGGAGCACATTCATTAGAGGCTGCAGATGTGGATGGTGATGGCAAACAGGAAATAGTTTATGGCGGTGCTACAATAGATGATAACGGCTCGCTTTTATACAGTTCAACAGGCGTACTGCCTGAAGGAAGCTCTTCACCTGGAACAACTGCAAGAATCGGCCACGGTGATGCTCTGCACGTGACAGATATAGATCCAGACCGTCCTGGATTGGAGATTTACATGGTGCATGAAGGGGCAACAGGTGCGCCTTACGGCTATACTTTAAGGGATGCTAAGACTGGCAAGGTCATTTATGGCGGATACACAGGCAAGGATACAGGAAGAGGCATTATCGGTGATATTGACCCAACAAAGCGCGGTCTTGAAACATGGGCAAACACTGGTGTCGGTTTATATACAGCACAAGGAACAAAGCTCGGTGACGCTGCACCTGGCACGAATATGAATATTAAATGGGCAGCAGATATGACGACACAAATAGTAGACGGTGCACTTGAGGTAACACCGACGATAGAAGATTGGCAGAAGGGAAGACTTCTAACCTTAGACGGAACAAGAACAAATAACGGCACAAAGGGCAATCCTTCGCTTGTAGCTGATATTTTTGGAGATTGGCGCGAGGAGCTGCTTGTCCGAACGACAGATAGCTCTGCGATTAGAATATATCTCAGCACAGAAGTGACAAACAGAAAGCTATATACGCTTATGCATGATGTCCAATACCGTACAGGTGTTGCAAGACAAAGCACTACCTATAATCAGCCTTCTTATCCAAGCTTTTATTTCGCAAGTGATACAGATTGGTCGAAGGTGCCTGTTCCAACATTTAGCACTCCTGGATTAGCTGTTCTATTAGAGCAGTTACTATCAGATTATAAGGCGAAGGGAGAGCTGTCAAAAAAAACATATACACAATTACACAGCAGCTTACAACAGGCAGTAAAACATCAGAAAAAAGGCAAGACAAAGCAAGCAGTAAAATCACTTGATAAGCTTGTTAATCAGCTGAAAAAAGAAAAAAGTAAAAACATTTCACCTGAAGCAGCTAAAAACTTAACGAAACATGCATTGCTGCTGAAGGATTCATGGAAACAATAA